The Salinirubrum litoreum genome segment TGTGTCTGGCGGGCGAAGGGGATGGCGTCGAGGATGTTCTGCTCGGTCTTCGCGCCGAAGCCTTTCACCGACTGGATCTCGCCGGCTTCGGCGGCGGCTTCGAGTTCGTCGAGTGTCGTGATCCCGAGTGCTTCGTACAGCGCGCCGACGGTCTTCGGGCCGACACCCTCGACCGACGTGAGCGCGCCCATCTCGACGGGCATCTCGTCGCGGAGTTCCTCCAGTTCCTCGATCGACCCGGTCGTCAGATACTCGACGATCTTCGACGAGATGGCGTCGCCGACCTTGTCGATCTCCTCGACCGCCTCCTGTCCCTCCTCCGCGAGTTCCTCGATCGGCCGGTGGTAGCCCCGGACGTTCTCGGCGGCGTCGCGGTAGGCGCGCGGCTTGTAGTTCACGTCCTGGGCTTCCAGCAGGTCGGCGAACTCCTCCAGCAGGTCGGCGATCTCGTCGTTCCGGCTCACCGGCCACCCCGCTTCGAGACGCCGCCGTCGTCGCGACCGAGCGCCTGCTTCAGGAACGACATCCAGCGCTTCCGGTCGGCGGCGGCCTGTCGTTCGGCCTCCTGTTCCAGATCGACCGGCCGGAGCTGTTCGAGGGCGTTCAGCGCCCGGTCGATCCCGACGATGGACTCCACGAGTGTCTCACCCTCCTCGTAGCTCACCTCGTCGTTCTCGATCCGCTGGAGGCGCTGGAGACGCTCCCGGCGGAGGTTCTTCTTCGCCTGGTCCACCCGGTCACGCTCGCCGGCGGGGATGGTGTCCCGGCGTTTGATCTCGAAGACGAACGACCGGAGGTCGATCTCCTCCCCTTGCACCTCGATGGTCTCGGGGATGGACGCGCCCACGGTCGCTCCCTCCCGGTTGACGCGTTCGAGGAGCTGTTTTCGCTCGAACTCTTGCACGCGAGACGGTTGGGGTGGCCCGTACTTCGCTCCTTCGCTGGAGTACGTGGGTGGCTCGGGGTACTGTGTCGGGAGAGTCGAAGTCGTGACTTCGGGTGCGTCTGTTGTAGCTGTGGATTGCCGTCGAATCGGTCGCAGACGTGGATGCTGTCGAACTGCTCGTAGACGACGAGTGGTGAACGCCCTCGGCGTCTCTCGAACCACGCTCCTCGGTCAGGCGGGCCGGCAAGCCGGCTCGCCTGCCTTCCGGTGCTGACGGGCGAGCCACGCCTCGCCCGAAGCGGCCCCACGCCGCCGAGGTGTCGCGCCAGCCCGTTCGACTGGTCCTGTGACGTGAACTGTGGTGGAAACTCGGAAGCCGCGGTGTCGTCGCGGTCTGCAGTGCGATCAGGCTTGAAATTGTCGTCGCGGCTCACCGTCTTCGATGTACGACCGACGAGCTAGACGAT includes the following:
- a CDS encoding DUF5788 family protein — protein: MQEFERKQLLERVNREGATVGASIPETIEVQGEEIDLRSFVFEIKRRDTIPAGERDRVDQAKKNLRRERLQRLQRIENDEVSYEEGETLVESIVGIDRALNALEQLRPVDLEQEAERQAAADRKRWMSFLKQALGRDDGGVSKRGGR